From the Rhodococcus sp. NBC_00297 genome, one window contains:
- a CDS encoding undecaprenyl-diphosphate phosphatase — translation MAESMSWVQALVLGAVQGLTEFLPISSSAHLRIVSEVFFGDDAGASFTAVTQLGTEAAVLLYFARDIGRIVAAWFRGIADKSQRDTLDYRMGWYVIFATIPIGVLGFVFKDAIRTGARNLWIIATLLIVFAVVIAVAEKVGRQTRPIEKLTTRDGLVMGAAQCLALIPGVSRSGATTSAGLFMGLTRAAAVRFSFLLAIPAVTASGLFSLPDAFEPAGEGLQASGSQLVVATLVAFVLGYASIAWLLRFVENHSLYWFVGYRIVVGVAVLGLLATGVVAAN, via the coding sequence ATCGCGGAATCGATGTCCTGGGTGCAGGCCCTCGTGCTCGGCGCCGTGCAGGGGTTGACCGAGTTCCTCCCCATCTCCTCCTCGGCACATCTGCGCATCGTCTCCGAGGTCTTCTTCGGTGACGACGCCGGCGCGTCGTTCACCGCGGTGACCCAGCTCGGTACCGAGGCCGCGGTCCTGCTCTACTTCGCCCGCGACATCGGGCGCATCGTCGCGGCATGGTTCCGCGGTATCGCCGACAAGTCCCAGCGCGACACGCTGGACTACCGCATGGGGTGGTACGTCATCTTCGCCACCATCCCGATCGGGGTGCTCGGCTTCGTCTTCAAGGACGCGATCCGGACGGGCGCGCGCAACCTGTGGATCATCGCGACGCTGCTCATCGTGTTCGCCGTGGTCATCGCCGTCGCGGAGAAGGTCGGCCGACAGACGCGACCGATCGAGAAGCTCACCACCCGCGACGGCCTCGTCATGGGCGCCGCGCAGTGTCTGGCGCTCATCCCGGGCGTGTCCCGATCCGGCGCCACCACGAGTGCCGGTCTGTTCATGGGCCTGACGCGTGCCGCCGCGGTCCGCTTCTCGTTCCTGCTCGCGATCCCGGCCGTCACCGCGTCCGGACTCTTCTCCTTGCCGGATGCCTTCGAACCGGCGGGCGAAGGTCTGCAGGCATCGGGATCCCAGCTCGTCGTGGCGACGCTCGTGGCCTTCGTACTGGGGTACGCCTCCATAGCCTGGTTGCTGCGCTTCGTCGAGAACCACTCGCTGTACTGGTTCGTCGGGTACCGCATCGTCGTCGGCGTCGCGGTTCTCGGCCTCCTCGCCACGGGTGTCGTCGCAGCGAACTGA
- a CDS encoding SCO1664 family protein: MTSAGDATAPWTDDDTDLLAHGEMTIVGRVVQASNATLVCEIEREDPAPTLRCVYKPVRGEQPLWDFPDGTLAGREISSYLISDALGWGVVPTTVLRDGPLGVGMVQRWIDTVERLPEKGEGYDMVDLCRPDLVPSSYIPVLRAYDDAGDEVALVHADDPRLHRMAVLDVVINNADRKGGHVLEALDGSVYGVDHGIALHRQNKLRTVLWGWAGRPVDAALVADLVDFSRDLRGAFGDTLAPHITDEEIEALAGRVSRLLAEPVMPAPDSSRPIPWPAF; the protein is encoded by the coding sequence CTGACCTCCGCCGGCGACGCCACCGCGCCCTGGACCGACGACGACACGGACCTGCTCGCGCACGGCGAGATGACCATCGTCGGTCGCGTGGTGCAGGCGTCCAACGCGACGCTCGTGTGCGAGATCGAGCGTGAGGATCCCGCGCCGACACTGCGCTGTGTCTACAAGCCGGTGCGCGGGGAACAGCCGCTGTGGGACTTCCCCGACGGCACGCTGGCGGGCCGCGAGATCTCGTCCTACCTGATCTCCGACGCACTGGGCTGGGGCGTCGTGCCCACGACCGTGCTTCGGGACGGTCCGCTCGGTGTCGGCATGGTGCAGCGGTGGATCGACACCGTCGAGCGCCTCCCCGAGAAGGGCGAGGGCTACGACATGGTGGACCTCTGCCGCCCCGACCTCGTGCCCTCGTCCTACATCCCCGTGCTCCGGGCCTACGACGATGCCGGCGACGAGGTGGCACTGGTGCACGCGGACGATCCGCGGCTGCACCGGATGGCTGTTCTCGACGTCGTCATCAACAACGCCGACCGCAAGGGCGGACACGTGCTCGAGGCACTCGACGGCTCCGTGTACGGCGTGGACCACGGCATCGCCCTGCACCGGCAGAACAAGCTGCGGACCGTGCTGTGGGGGTGGGCCGGTCGACCCGTCGACGCCGCTCTGGTGGCCGACCTCGTCGACTTCTCCCGCGACCTGCGCGGTGCCTTCGGGGACACCCTCGCGCCGCACATCACCGACGAGGAGATCGAGGCGCTGGCCGGTCGCGTGTCGCGGTTGCTCGCGGAACCGGTCATGCCGGCGCCCGACTCCAGCAGGCCCATTCCCTGGCCCGCGTTCTAG
- a CDS encoding TIGR02680 family protein — translation MTRSTRFRPTRAGIINLWDYRDQEFSFADGRLVLRGPNGSGKTKALEVLFPFVFDGRIEPRRLNPFAGEERTMKSNLLYRGQDSAHSYVWMEFARGDRDEPEAVTVGIGMRATRSADKVTRWYFVADGRVGVDFSLLGTDDRPLTKKQLAEQIGTDAIVDRPVDYRAAIDARLFGLGAERYDQLITLILTLRRPQLAKNLDPKGLSRALSDGLRPLDEHLVLEAARSFSDMEEVGRALEGLVQADHASKRFVEVYSKYLAVQARTDVDQVGRRLEAVDHATVALFAAKGLRERRRVERVEAEKRYEAAERALDLAVADQQTLQRSTAYEGKQQLDDLADAVRKLEVSTAQQRDKARKATEAVDVRRREADEAAVALRESTASIVRAEDELLAAAEDAGIAWTPLPRDARTDQITAAVRGHAEERDGDVRAVRAALSVVDRATTERARTERAADRAHTLHDAAVASVREAEAAVESSRAATAESLRAWWATHASVLDDGEILESLHTALARVGEDDAPTLGEVLGDGVRELLDTVRDRRSAALQDRDDAARTIAESTAERASVAAEHDDAPPALRTRTGDRAGLDGAPFWTLVRFADDVSADDAAALEAALDAATLLDAWVADTAPTGLVSDQYLTATAPVTGRSLADVLVVEDDIPVQHSTVRAILDSIALDDVGSSAGVGRDGSFAHGLVRGAHHKDAAEYIGATARAARRTSRIAEIDEALEVATARRDEADRVAGQCRERLDSIRAAVSTVPRTSEVTAALRAVTSAAGALRSTTESVASADRELDHAIAELSAAERRLRTDAVARRAPFTPRDLDALAAAIRHFENTGSAILRHRGDADRSAERDREAAGRLDEAMILAEEYAEEAAIAESDYEQQHAKLEMLRDSLGASAEKIDAELDAIRMRIEACKTEQRAATKADRESGEAIGKAEGAHETAVAGLTTALTEALSDAARLAPYAHRDLLAVLGAARDCSWPASDAAWSTVEQLLYRTDTAAGPDEAPDVLPPEVHRLHTELTEATAQVKVSDASRRSTRSALTAALQEFDAQLAASGQDFRLSWDAADGVTVVRVQDEQGHSTIADFADRIDAARRDQETLLTDAERRILEDALLTGLAQQIHERTVDARELIARMGSEMKQRRMSSGNTIGVHWVLADNLDDSTRAVSKLLERDASALGPEELAEMRVHFAAQIRTARAQHPERSYPEILSAALDYRQWRVFAFTLISGDGSEDRLTVARHSALSGGEQSVSLHLPLFAAAHVMLSSADPHSPRLLALDEAFAGVDDNGRSELLGLSVQFDLDLFMTGYDLWITYRDVPGCAHYDLAHSTVENTVSAALLVWENGELLAEHDGSDLAAALGSPLSRRVDLPAEGGLDFAEV, via the coding sequence GTGACGCGCAGCACCCGATTCCGGCCCACGCGCGCCGGCATCATCAACCTCTGGGACTACCGCGATCAGGAGTTCTCGTTCGCCGACGGTCGGCTGGTGTTGCGTGGCCCCAACGGATCCGGCAAGACCAAGGCACTCGAGGTGCTGTTCCCGTTCGTGTTCGACGGCCGGATCGAGCCGCGTCGCCTCAACCCGTTCGCGGGTGAGGAACGCACCATGAAGTCCAATCTGCTCTACCGCGGCCAGGATTCCGCGCACTCGTACGTGTGGATGGAGTTCGCACGTGGCGATCGGGACGAGCCCGAAGCGGTGACCGTCGGCATCGGCATGCGTGCGACACGGTCGGCGGACAAGGTGACGCGCTGGTACTTCGTCGCCGACGGCCGCGTGGGCGTCGACTTCTCGCTGCTGGGCACCGACGACAGGCCGCTGACGAAGAAGCAACTGGCCGAGCAGATCGGAACCGACGCCATCGTCGATCGGCCGGTGGACTACCGCGCCGCCATCGACGCGCGACTGTTCGGTCTCGGCGCCGAGCGGTACGACCAGCTCATCACCCTGATTCTCACGCTGCGACGCCCGCAGTTGGCGAAGAATCTCGACCCGAAGGGCTTGTCCCGTGCGCTGTCCGACGGACTGCGCCCCCTCGACGAGCACCTCGTCCTCGAGGCGGCGCGCTCCTTCAGCGACATGGAGGAGGTGGGCCGCGCGCTCGAGGGACTGGTGCAGGCCGACCACGCGTCGAAGAGGTTCGTCGAGGTCTACTCGAAGTACCTCGCCGTCCAGGCGCGCACCGACGTCGATCAGGTCGGTCGACGTCTGGAGGCCGTCGACCACGCCACCGTCGCCCTCTTCGCCGCCAAGGGCTTGCGTGAACGACGACGGGTCGAGCGCGTCGAGGCGGAGAAGCGGTACGAGGCGGCCGAGCGCGCACTCGATCTCGCCGTCGCCGACCAGCAGACCCTGCAGCGGTCCACCGCCTACGAGGGCAAGCAGCAGCTCGACGATCTCGCGGATGCGGTCCGCAAGCTCGAGGTGTCCACCGCGCAGCAGCGCGACAAGGCTCGCAAGGCGACGGAGGCCGTCGACGTCCGGCGACGAGAGGCAGACGAGGCCGCAGTGGCGCTGCGGGAGTCGACCGCGTCGATCGTCCGCGCCGAGGACGAGCTCCTCGCGGCCGCCGAGGACGCCGGCATCGCCTGGACGCCACTCCCCCGCGACGCCCGTACCGACCAGATCACGGCAGCGGTACGCGGTCATGCCGAGGAGCGGGACGGGGACGTCCGGGCCGTGCGTGCCGCGCTGTCCGTCGTCGACCGTGCCACCACCGAGCGTGCCCGTACCGAACGGGCCGCCGACCGCGCCCACACACTGCACGACGCCGCGGTGGCCTCCGTCCGCGAGGCCGAGGCCGCCGTCGAGTCGTCCCGTGCCGCGACGGCGGAATCGCTGCGCGCGTGGTGGGCCACGCACGCCTCGGTGCTGGACGACGGCGAGATCCTCGAGTCGTTGCACACCGCGCTCGCACGCGTCGGTGAGGACGACGCACCCACGCTCGGTGAGGTACTCGGCGACGGAGTTCGCGAGCTGCTCGACACGGTGCGGGACCGACGGAGTGCTGCACTGCAGGACCGGGACGACGCGGCGCGCACCATCGCCGAGTCGACGGCCGAGCGCGCGTCGGTCGCCGCCGAGCACGACGACGCTCCCCCGGCGCTGCGCACCCGTACCGGCGACCGTGCGGGTCTCGACGGCGCACCGTTCTGGACACTCGTCCGCTTCGCCGACGACGTCAGCGCCGACGATGCCGCGGCCCTCGAGGCCGCGCTCGACGCGGCCACCCTGCTGGACGCGTGGGTCGCCGACACGGCTCCGACGGGGCTCGTCTCGGATCAGTACCTGACCGCCACCGCACCGGTGACCGGGCGATCGCTGGCCGACGTCCTCGTCGTCGAGGACGACATCCCCGTGCAGCACAGCACCGTGCGGGCGATCCTCGACTCGATCGCTCTGGACGACGTGGGCAGTTCTGCGGGGGTCGGACGGGACGGGAGCTTCGCGCACGGTCTCGTGCGCGGCGCGCACCACAAGGACGCCGCCGAGTACATCGGCGCGACGGCACGAGCTGCACGGCGCACGTCCCGCATCGCGGAGATCGACGAGGCCCTCGAGGTGGCCACCGCGCGGCGCGACGAGGCCGATCGAGTCGCCGGGCAGTGTCGAGAACGTCTCGACTCGATCCGCGCCGCCGTCTCGACGGTTCCTCGTACGTCGGAGGTCACCGCGGCGCTCCGGGCGGTCACGTCGGCCGCCGGCGCTCTGCGATCGACGACCGAGTCGGTCGCGTCCGCCGACCGAGAACTGGACCATGCGATCGCCGAACTGTCTGCCGCCGAACGACGTCTGCGGACGGACGCCGTCGCGCGGCGGGCTCCGTTCACGCCGCGAGACCTCGACGCGCTCGCGGCGGCGATCCGCCACTTCGAGAACACCGGTTCTGCCATCCTGCGCCACCGCGGCGACGCGGACCGGTCCGCCGAGCGCGACCGGGAAGCTGCCGGGCGCCTCGACGAGGCCATGATTCTGGCCGAGGAGTACGCGGAGGAAGCGGCCATCGCCGAATCCGACTACGAGCAACAGCACGCCAAGTTGGAGATGCTGCGGGACTCGCTCGGTGCGAGCGCCGAGAAGATCGATGCCGAGCTCGACGCGATCAGGATGCGCATCGAGGCGTGCAAGACCGAGCAGCGCGCCGCCACGAAGGCGGACCGTGAATCGGGCGAGGCCATCGGCAAGGCGGAGGGCGCGCACGAGACGGCCGTCGCCGGACTGACGACCGCGTTGACCGAAGCGCTCAGCGACGCCGCGCGACTGGCTCCCTACGCGCACCGCGATCTGCTGGCGGTGCTCGGTGCGGCGCGCGACTGCTCCTGGCCGGCGAGCGACGCGGCCTGGTCGACGGTCGAGCAACTGCTCTACCGAACCGACACGGCTGCCGGGCCAGACGAGGCCCCGGACGTGCTGCCCCCGGAAGTGCACCGACTGCACACCGAGCTGACCGAGGCGACGGCGCAGGTCAAGGTCAGCGATGCGAGCCGCCGCTCCACACGCAGCGCGCTGACGGCGGCGTTGCAGGAGTTCGACGCTCAGCTGGCCGCGTCGGGTCAGGATTTCCGGCTCAGTTGGGACGCGGCCGACGGGGTCACGGTGGTGCGGGTGCAGGACGAGCAGGGCCACTCCACCATCGCCGACTTCGCGGATCGCATCGACGCGGCACGACGCGACCAGGAGACGCTGCTCACCGATGCCGAGCGCCGTATCCTCGAGGACGCTCTGCTCACCGGCCTGGCGCAGCAGATCCACGAGCGCACGGTCGACGCCCGCGAACTGATCGCCCGTATGGGATCGGAGATGAAGCAGCGCCGCATGTCGTCGGGCAACACCATCGGCGTGCACTGGGTGCTCGCGGACAACCTCGACGACAGCACCCGTGCCGTGTCGAAGCTGCTCGAGCGGGACGCCTCCGCGCTCGGACCCGAGGAACTGGCCGAGATGCGTGTGCACTTCGCGGCACAGATCCGGACGGCGCGGGCGCAGCATCCCGAGCGCTCGTACCCCGAGATCCTCAGTGCCGCACTGGACTACCGGCAGTGGCGCGTCTTCGCATTCACGCTCATCTCCGGTGACGGCTCCGAGGACAGACTCACCGTCGCACGCCACAGTGCGCTCTCGGGCGGCGAGCAGTCGGTGTCGCTGCACCTCCCGCTCTTCGCGGCGGCGCACGTGATGCTGTCGTCCGCGGACCCGCACTCACCGCGGTTGCTCGCACTGGACGAGGCGTTCGCGGGTGTCGACGACAACGGTCGCAGCGAACTCCTCGGTCTCAGTGTGCAGTTCGACCTGGACCTCTTCATGACGGGCTACGACCTCTGGATCACCTACCGCGACGTGCCCGGGTGCGCCCACTACGACCTCGCGCACTCGACGGTCGAGAACACCGTCAGCGCAGCGCTTCTCGTGTGGGAGAACGGGGAGTTGCTCGCGGAGCACGACGGGTCGGACCTGGCGGCGGCACTGGGCTCGCCGTTGAGCCGCCGCGTCGACCTCCCCGCGGAGGGTGGGCTTGACTTCGCCGAGGTGTGA
- the mshC gene encoding cysteine--1-D-myo-inosityl 2-amino-2-deoxy-alpha-D-glucopyranoside ligase — translation MQSWPEVDVPSVPGEGPPLRLYDTADRAVRPVAPGSTATMYVCGITPYDATHLGHAATYLTFDLVNRVWRDAGHDVHYVQNVTDVDDPLFERAARDGDDWVSLGQRETDLFRSDMTALRVIPPRDYIGAVESVTEVVELVEKLVASGAAYVVDDAEYPDVYFRADATEQFGYESGYDRATMDTFFAERGGDPDRPGKRDPLDALVWKAERPGEPSWPSPFGPGRPGWHIECAAIALNRIGSGFDVQGGGSDLIFPHHEFSAAHAESLTGADRFARHYVHTGMIGLDGEKMSKSLGNLVLVSKLTAAGVDPGAIRLGLLAGHYRQDRTWTDEILAAAQDRLALWRKAVALESAQSAEDTVARVRQHLADDLDSAKALDAIDAWAHDAVALGGSDPAAPGLVSLAVDALLGVKL, via the coding sequence ATGCAGTCGTGGCCCGAAGTGGACGTTCCCAGCGTGCCGGGTGAGGGCCCGCCGCTCCGTTTGTACGACACGGCCGATCGCGCCGTGCGTCCCGTCGCGCCCGGTTCGACCGCCACCATGTACGTCTGCGGCATCACCCCGTACGACGCGACGCACCTGGGCCATGCGGCCACCTACCTGACGTTCGACCTCGTCAACCGGGTGTGGCGCGACGCCGGCCACGACGTGCACTACGTCCAGAACGTCACCGACGTCGACGACCCGCTCTTCGAGCGCGCGGCACGCGACGGCGACGACTGGGTGTCGCTCGGACAGCGCGAGACCGACCTCTTCCGGTCGGACATGACCGCGCTCCGCGTCATCCCGCCGCGCGACTACATCGGCGCGGTCGAGTCCGTGACCGAGGTCGTGGAGCTCGTCGAGAAGCTCGTCGCCTCGGGCGCCGCCTACGTGGTGGACGACGCCGAGTACCCCGACGTGTACTTCCGCGCGGACGCCACCGAGCAGTTCGGCTACGAGTCCGGGTACGACCGGGCGACGATGGACACCTTCTTCGCGGAGCGCGGCGGAGATCCCGACCGCCCAGGCAAGCGCGACCCTCTCGACGCCCTCGTCTGGAAGGCCGAGCGCCCGGGCGAGCCGTCGTGGCCCTCGCCGTTCGGTCCGGGGCGCCCCGGCTGGCACATCGAGTGCGCGGCGATCGCGTTGAACCGCATCGGATCCGGCTTCGACGTGCAGGGTGGCGGCAGTGACCTCATCTTCCCGCACCACGAATTCTCCGCGGCCCACGCCGAATCACTCACGGGCGCAGACCGTTTCGCGCGACACTACGTGCACACCGGCATGATCGGCCTCGACGGCGAGAAGATGTCCAAGTCGCTGGGCAATCTCGTCCTGGTCTCGAAGCTCACCGCTGCGGGTGTCGATCCCGGTGCCATCCGCCTCGGTCTCCTCGCCGGCCACTACCGGCAGGACCGCACCTGGACCGACGAGATCCTCGCCGCTGCGCAGGACCGACTCGCGTTGTGGCGCAAGGCCGTGGCGCTCGAGTCGGCACAGTCCGCCGAGGACACCGTCGCCCGCGTGCGCCAGCACCTGGCCGACGATCTCGACTCCGCCAAGGCACTCGACGCGATCGATGCGTGGGCACACGACGCCGTGGCGCTCGGCGGCTCCGACCCCGCGGCGCCGGGGCTGGTGTCGCTGGCGGTGGACGCGCTGCTGGGTGTGAAGCTCTAG
- a CDS encoding histidine phosphatase family protein, with the protein MTVILLRHGRSTSNTAGTLAGRSDGVELDDLGREQAERVVARLEVLPLAAIVRSPLLRCEQTVAPLAAARELEPVVEDRLLEVDYGEWTGKPIKDLVGEPLWKVVQQHPSAAVFPGGEGLADVQIRAVRAIREIDARLAAEHGADVLWVACSHGDVIKSVLADALGSHLDQFQRIVVDPASISVVRYTETRPFVHRLGDLGGDLTQFVPTPPAETDTTAEAPSDQAPTASESDAVPGGSTGQ; encoded by the coding sequence ATGACGGTCATACTTCTGCGCCACGGACGCTCGACGTCCAACACGGCCGGCACGCTCGCGGGCAGGTCGGACGGCGTGGAACTCGACGATCTCGGTCGGGAGCAGGCGGAGCGTGTCGTCGCCCGTCTCGAGGTGCTTCCGCTCGCGGCGATCGTGCGATCACCGTTGCTCCGGTGCGAACAGACGGTCGCGCCCCTCGCTGCGGCGCGCGAGCTCGAACCCGTCGTGGAGGATCGGCTGCTCGAGGTCGACTACGGCGAGTGGACCGGCAAGCCGATCAAGGATCTCGTGGGGGAGCCGCTGTGGAAGGTGGTGCAGCAGCACCCGTCCGCTGCCGTCTTCCCCGGGGGTGAGGGCCTCGCCGATGTGCAGATCAGGGCGGTGCGCGCGATCCGCGAGATCGACGCGCGGCTCGCCGCCGAGCACGGCGCCGACGTGCTGTGGGTGGCCTGTTCGCACGGCGACGTCATCAAGTCCGTCCTGGCCGATGCTCTGGGGTCGCACCTGGACCAGTTCCAGCGCATCGTGGTGGACCCGGCGTCGATCAGTGTCGTCCGGTACACCGAGACGCGGCCGTTCGTCCATCGTCTCGGCGATCTCGGTGGGGATCTGACGCAGTTCGTTCCGACGCCGCCCGCCGAGACGGACACCACTGCCGAGGCCCCGTCCGACCAGGCTCCGACCGCGTCGGAATCGGACGCCGTCCCCGGTGGTTCCACCGGACAGTGA
- a CDS encoding endonuclease domain-containing protein, whose translation MYGWLAEPAIIEATVPRARKGRTPSWLVLHRRDLAGDAVTRVDDLTVVTEAQALLDCVAIMEPRAAGRLVDHRLAAGMTRDSVKRLVASAPGRSGNARLTEQLRSASTRFASEPERVLDRALIAIGLRLKVNARVGAFIVDFYDEASRVIIEVDGREFHIDGDVFRRDRVRQNILVLAEFRVLRYAAFDVLRDPDSIARQIAHEVRRRRHARR comes from the coding sequence TTGTACGGGTGGCTCGCCGAACCGGCCATCATCGAGGCCACGGTCCCCCGGGCGAGAAAGGGCCGTACTCCGTCGTGGCTCGTCCTTCATCGACGTGATCTGGCCGGTGATGCCGTCACTCGGGTCGACGACCTCACCGTCGTCACGGAGGCGCAGGCACTCCTCGACTGCGTCGCCATCATGGAACCTCGTGCGGCGGGTCGACTCGTCGATCATCGGCTGGCCGCGGGCATGACACGGGATTCCGTGAAGCGACTCGTCGCGTCGGCACCGGGGCGCTCGGGGAACGCTCGCCTGACCGAGCAACTCAGATCTGCCTCGACGAGGTTCGCATCCGAGCCCGAACGGGTTCTGGACCGTGCCCTCATCGCCATCGGGCTGCGCCTGAAGGTCAACGCGCGGGTCGGGGCGTTCATCGTCGACTTCTACGACGAGGCGTCGCGGGTGATCATCGAGGTGGACGGCCGGGAGTTCCACATCGACGGGGATGTCTTCCGACGAGATCGCGTGCGCCAGAACATTTTGGTCCTGGCAGAATTCCGTGTGCTCCGCTACGCGGCATTCGATGTGCTGCGTGATCCGGACAGCATCGCTCGACAGATCGCCCACGAGGTCAGAAGGCGACGGCACGCTCGTCGCTGA
- a CDS encoding aldo/keto reductase, which yields MKHRTVGSSGLRVSRLGLGTGEWGRGVDGDDAAAQVTAFVDAGGTLVDASASYGDGRAVRVLAEIVDDVVPRGELVLSIDSGVSRPDTSGHWTVDCSRRALLADLDRTLRELGTDHLDLWSVGAWDPQTPLGEVAATLEHAVSSGRVRYAGVRGFTAWQLATVSASVDITAAQAEYSLLARGAEDELFPAADHHGVGVLAVSALAGGVLTGKYRDGVPADSRGADDHRRHALAPFLGEDGGKVVEAVITAADGLGTSPLAVALAWARDRPGVASVVVGTRDIGQLTGVLAAEEVALPSAITSALDDVSS from the coding sequence ATGAAGCACAGAACGGTCGGGAGCAGCGGGCTGCGGGTGTCACGCCTGGGGCTCGGAACGGGTGAATGGGGACGCGGAGTCGACGGTGACGACGCCGCGGCGCAGGTGACGGCGTTCGTCGACGCGGGCGGGACCCTCGTCGACGCGTCCGCCTCCTATGGAGACGGACGCGCGGTGCGGGTGTTGGCCGAGATCGTCGACGACGTGGTTCCGCGCGGTGAGCTGGTTCTCAGCATCGATTCCGGCGTCTCGCGTCCGGACACCTCGGGGCACTGGACCGTCGACTGCTCGCGGCGCGCGCTCCTCGCAGACCTGGACAGGACACTGCGCGAGCTCGGCACCGATCACCTCGATCTGTGGAGCGTCGGCGCGTGGGATCCGCAGACCCCTCTCGGTGAGGTGGCGGCGACTCTGGAGCACGCGGTCTCGTCCGGGCGGGTGCGCTACGCGGGTGTTCGCGGCTTCACGGCGTGGCAGCTGGCCACCGTGTCGGCGTCCGTCGACATCACCGCGGCGCAGGCGGAGTACTCCCTGCTCGCGCGCGGCGCCGAGGACGAGCTGTTCCCCGCGGCCGACCACCACGGCGTGGGCGTTCTCGCGGTGTCGGCTCTGGCGGGCGGCGTGCTCACGGGCAAGTACCGGGACGGTGTACCCGCGGATTCACGCGGCGCGGACGATCACCGACGCCACGCGCTCGCACCCTTCCTCGGTGAGGACGGCGGGAAGGTGGTCGAGGCTGTCATCACGGCGGCCGACGGTCTGGGCACGTCGCCACTCGCGGTGGCTCTGGCGTGGGCCCGAGATCGCCCCGGTGTCGCGTCGGTCGTGGTCGGGACGCGGGACATCGGTCAGCTGACGGGTGTGTTGGCCGCCGAGGAGGTCGCGCTTCCGTCGGCCATCACCTCCGCGCTGGACGACGTCAGTTCCTGA
- a CDS encoding DUF3090 domain-containing protein: MPRAIHVFRTPDRFVAGTVGEPGDRSFYLQAVHDARVVSVALEKQQVQVLADRVGLLLDEVARRFGTDVPPEEADPSDVDPLVMPVDAEFRVGTMGLGWDADAGAVVVELLAITETEIDESVVLDDTDEGPDAVRVFLSPEQAREFAARSERVIAAGRPPCPLCGEPLAPGGHMCVRTNGYRRGTVLGSDTTEFGDES, encoded by the coding sequence ATGCCACGCGCGATTCACGTCTTTCGCACCCCCGACCGGTTCGTCGCCGGAACGGTGGGTGAGCCCGGCGATCGATCCTTCTACCTCCAGGCAGTGCACGACGCCCGAGTGGTGTCGGTGGCGCTCGAGAAGCAGCAGGTTCAGGTCCTGGCCGACCGTGTCGGGCTCCTGCTCGACGAGGTGGCGAGGCGCTTCGGTACCGATGTGCCACCCGAGGAAGCCGATCCGAGCGACGTCGACCCACTGGTGATGCCCGTGGACGCCGAGTTCCGGGTCGGGACCATGGGTCTGGGCTGGGACGCCGACGCCGGCGCCGTCGTGGTGGAGCTGCTCGCCATCACTGAGACCGAGATCGACGAGTCGGTGGTGCTCGACGACACGGACGAGGGTCCGGACGCCGTGCGGGTGTTCCTGAGTCCGGAGCAGGCCCGTGAGTTCGCCGCGCGCAGTGAGCGCGTCATCGCTGCCGGTCGGCCCCCGTGCCCGCTCTGCGGGGAGCCCCTCGCGCCCGGTGGTCACATGTGCGTGCGGACCAACGGGTACCGGCGCGGCACCGTGCTGGGAAGCGACACCACCGAGTTCGGGGACGAGTCCTGA